The following coding sequences lie in one Paraburkholderia largidicola genomic window:
- a CDS encoding porin, producing the protein MKRTAIAAVAFTLSSMTIAAHAQNSVTLYGLIDAGIGYVHNADSNNNLTGMINGNLSGDRWGLKGSEDLGGGLKTIFALESGFDVGTGKMGQGSRLFGRQAYVGFEGDKWGTVTLGRQYDPITDTVQAVTADNYFGSTFATPGDVDNNDNSARVSNAVKYVSPNYAGFQFEGLYAFSGVAGQTGQGYTYSGAATYSVGGLSLAAGYLRATNNSATGGRTSWASSTTDSIFDSHINDGYVSAKSVSIAQLGGQYVLGSVTLGASYSNTQLKADASSNFSTTEKYNSGKAFVAYQATPALIAGVGYAYTAASGDTSAHYHQVSLGADYNLSKRTDLYAVAAYQHANGTQRLSDGTTQAAQASIGSYGYNGTSTQEIAIVGIRHKF; encoded by the coding sequence ATGAAAAGAACTGCAATTGCGGCTGTTGCATTCACGTTGAGTTCGATGACGATCGCGGCTCATGCACAGAACAGCGTCACGCTCTACGGGCTCATCGATGCGGGCATCGGCTACGTGCACAACGCCGATTCGAACAACAACCTGACGGGCATGATCAACGGCAACCTCAGCGGCGACCGCTGGGGCCTGAAGGGCAGTGAAGACCTCGGCGGCGGCCTGAAGACGATCTTCGCACTGGAAAGCGGCTTCGACGTCGGCACGGGCAAGATGGGCCAGGGCTCGCGCCTGTTCGGCCGCCAGGCTTACGTGGGCTTCGAGGGCGACAAGTGGGGCACCGTCACGCTGGGCCGTCAGTACGATCCGATTACGGATACGGTGCAGGCCGTCACTGCCGACAACTACTTCGGCTCCACGTTCGCGACGCCGGGCGACGTCGACAACAACGACAACAGCGCGCGCGTGTCGAACGCCGTCAAGTATGTCTCGCCGAACTACGCGGGCTTCCAGTTCGAAGGCCTGTATGCGTTCAGCGGCGTGGCTGGCCAGACGGGACAAGGCTACACGTATAGCGGCGCGGCGACGTACTCGGTCGGCGGTTTGTCGCTGGCGGCAGGCTATCTGCGCGCAACGAACAACTCCGCGACGGGCGGGCGCACCAGCTGGGCGAGCAGCACGACGGACTCGATCTTCGACAGTCACATCAACGACGGTTACGTGAGCGCGAAATCGGTCAGCATCGCGCAACTGGGCGGCCAGTACGTACTCGGCTCGGTGACGCTGGGCGCGTCGTACAGCAACACGCAACTGAAGGCCGACGCGAGCTCGAACTTCTCGACGACCGAGAAGTACAACAGCGGCAAGGCATTCGTCGCGTACCAGGCAACGCCTGCTTTGATCGCTGGCGTGGGCTACGCGTATACGGCTGCATCGGGCGATACGTCGGCGCATTACCATCAGGTCAGCCTGGGCGCGGACTACAACCTGTCGAAGCGCACCGACCTCTACGCCGTCGCAGCGTATCAGCACGCCAACGGCACGCAGCGTCTCTCCGATGGCACGACGCAGGCGGCGCAGGCATCGATCGGTTCGTACGGCTATAACGGCACGAGCACGCAAGAGATCGCGATTGTGGGTATTCGCCACAAGTTCTGA
- a CDS encoding FadR/GntR family transcriptional regulator, whose translation MAASAAPGSTPRRVRGSLADQVVAYVNEQVASHALKPGDQLPTETTLMSLLGVSRTVVREAISRLQANSVIETRHGIGSFVLEPRREPLGLDMVPATTLNDVLSVLELRISLETECAGLAAQRASERDIAKIRSALDAVEETTRAGGDSTAADLRFHISIANATGNRYFVDILTQLGTALIPRHRVDSAGLAQSDPNAYMARVNLEHENILDAIARKDPDGARAAMRMHLSSSRERLRRASAQAEEAASTRAL comes from the coding sequence ATGGCCGCGTCTGCAGCACCAGGTTCGACCCCACGGCGGGTACGCGGGAGCCTCGCTGACCAGGTCGTCGCTTATGTCAACGAGCAGGTTGCCTCGCACGCGCTCAAGCCCGGCGATCAACTGCCGACGGAAACAACGCTGATGTCCTTGCTCGGTGTCAGCCGCACCGTCGTACGTGAAGCCATTTCGCGTCTGCAGGCCAATAGCGTGATCGAAACGCGCCACGGAATCGGCAGTTTCGTTCTGGAACCGCGCCGCGAGCCGCTTGGTCTTGACATGGTCCCTGCCACCACATTGAACGACGTGCTGTCAGTGCTGGAACTGCGCATCAGCCTCGAGACGGAATGCGCGGGGCTTGCCGCGCAGCGCGCGAGCGAACGCGATATCGCGAAGATTCGCTCGGCGCTCGATGCCGTCGAAGAAACGACCCGCGCCGGCGGCGACAGTACGGCCGCCGATCTGCGCTTTCATATTTCGATTGCGAACGCGACAGGCAACCGCTATTTCGTCGACATTCTCACGCAATTGGGGACGGCGCTGATTCCACGGCATCGCGTGGATTCGGCGGGGCTCGCGCAAAGCGATCCCAACGCCTATATGGCGCGAGTCAATCTCGAACACGAAAACATTCTCGATGCGATCGCGCGCAAAGACCCTGACGGTGCGCGCGCGGCGATGCGCATGCATCTGTCGAGCAGCCGCGAACGACTGCGCCGCGCCAGCGCGCAGGCGGAAGAAGCCGCGTCGACACGCGCGCTTTAA
- a CDS encoding aldehyde dehydrogenase (NADP(+)), protein MQLTGDMLIGRQAVHGADRALRAFNPSTGEEIDTPVFGSGTVEDVSRACELAPQAFDTYRHLPLSLRAEFLERIADGITALGDALIERAHAESGLPKARLEGERARTTGQLKLFANEVRAGQWLAATLDSPLPERKPLPRPDLRMQKIPVGPVAVFGASNFPLAFSVAGGDTAAALAAGCPVVVKAHRAHLGTSEMVGRVIQRVAADMNLPEGVFSMIVGAGSTVGEALVAHPAIKAVGFTGSRAGGTSLMKVAANRPEPIPVYAEMSSINPVFLLPVALAARAGTIARGFVDSLALGAGQFCTNPGLVIGIDGPELRAFTQAAAQALDQKPAQTMLTSGIHAAYQEGEARLAAIEGVEPVAHGLESTGPTQARAALFVTEAAVFLKKAELEDEVFGPASTIVRCKDERELLAVAEHFAGQLTATIAMDRDDVQLAKKLVPILERKAGRLLVNGFPTGVEVCHAMVHGGPFPATADSRVTSVGSTSIDRFLRPVCYQDFPVELLPDALADGNPLGLWRRRDGEIVNA, encoded by the coding sequence GTGCAATTGACGGGTGACATGCTGATCGGACGGCAGGCGGTTCATGGCGCGGACAGGGCGCTGCGCGCATTCAATCCATCGACGGGCGAGGAGATCGACACACCTGTATTCGGCAGCGGTACGGTCGAAGACGTCTCGCGTGCCTGCGAACTGGCGCCGCAGGCTTTCGACACCTACCGGCATCTTCCGCTTTCGCTGCGGGCCGAGTTTCTCGAGCGGATCGCGGACGGCATCACGGCGCTCGGCGATGCGTTGATCGAACGCGCGCACGCCGAATCCGGGCTGCCGAAGGCGCGGCTGGAAGGCGAGCGCGCACGGACGACGGGGCAATTGAAGCTGTTCGCCAATGAAGTGCGCGCGGGCCAATGGCTCGCGGCGACGCTCGATTCGCCGTTGCCCGAGCGCAAGCCCTTGCCGCGCCCGGATCTGCGCATGCAGAAGATTCCCGTTGGGCCGGTGGCCGTGTTCGGCGCAAGCAATTTTCCGCTTGCGTTCTCGGTGGCGGGCGGCGACACGGCGGCAGCGCTGGCCGCCGGATGTCCGGTCGTCGTCAAGGCGCATCGTGCTCATCTCGGGACATCGGAGATGGTCGGGCGCGTCATTCAGCGCGTGGCGGCAGACATGAACCTGCCCGAAGGCGTGTTCTCGATGATCGTCGGGGCGGGCAGCACGGTCGGCGAGGCACTCGTCGCGCATCCGGCCATCAAGGCGGTTGGCTTCACGGGTTCGCGCGCGGGCGGCACGTCGCTGATGAAGGTCGCGGCGAATCGTCCCGAGCCGATTCCCGTCTACGCGGAAATGAGCAGCATCAATCCCGTGTTTCTGTTACCCGTTGCACTGGCTGCGCGCGCCGGGACGATCGCGCGGGGATTCGTCGATTCGCTCGCGCTCGGCGCGGGGCAGTTCTGCACGAATCCTGGGCTGGTGATCGGTATCGACGGCCCCGAATTGCGCGCATTCACACAAGCTGCGGCGCAGGCGCTCGATCAGAAGCCTGCGCAGACGATGCTCACGTCGGGCATTCATGCCGCGTATCAGGAGGGCGAGGCGAGACTCGCTGCAATCGAAGGCGTCGAGCCGGTTGCGCACGGTCTCGAATCGACAGGGCCGACCCAGGCGCGCGCGGCACTGTTCGTCACCGAAGCCGCCGTCTTTCTGAAAAAAGCCGAACTGGAAGACGAGGTGTTCGGTCCCGCATCGACGATCGTGCGGTGCAAGGACGAGCGGGAGTTGCTCGCAGTCGCCGAGCACTTCGCGGGGCAACTGACGGCCACGATTGCAATGGATCGCGACGATGTGCAACTCGCGAAGAAACTGGTGCCGATTCTGGAACGCAAGGCGGGACGTCTGCTCGTCAACGGTTTCCCGACGGGCGTCGAAGTGTGTCACGCGATGGTGCACGGCGGGCCGTTCCCGGCAACGGCCGACAGCCGCGTGACGTCGGTCGGTTCGACGTCGATCGACCGTTTTCTGCGTCCTGTGTGTTATCAGGATTTTCCGGTAGAACTGCTGCCCGATGCGCTGGCTGACGGCAATCCACTCGGACTCTGGCGTCGTCGCGATGGGGAGATCGTCAACGCGTGA
- the garL gene encoding 2-dehydro-3-deoxyglucarate aldolase, giving the protein MASSSPYQPLPNGFRAAVKNRERLIGCWASLASPITTELLGTVGFDWILLDAEHAPNDELTLIPQLMALKDSRSAPIVRPPSNDNVIIKRMLDAGFFNFLIPFVDSADDARRAVAATRYPPHGIRGVSVGQRGNRYGAVTDYLQVVNDNICVIVQIESRAAVAAIDEILAVDGVDGVFIGPSDLAAAHGQLGNAGHADVQQAIAHVFDRAKAAGKPSGILAHVQQDAERYLGMGATLVSVCADMGLLRSGALNVRQHFMPA; this is encoded by the coding sequence ATGGCTTCGTCGTCACCGTATCAACCGTTACCGAACGGCTTTCGCGCCGCCGTCAAAAACCGCGAGCGCCTGATCGGCTGCTGGGCGTCGCTGGCCAGCCCGATCACGACCGAACTGCTCGGCACCGTGGGCTTCGACTGGATCCTGCTCGACGCCGAGCACGCGCCCAATGACGAACTCACGCTGATACCGCAACTGATGGCCCTGAAAGACAGCCGCTCGGCACCCATCGTGCGGCCGCCGTCCAACGACAACGTCATCATCAAGCGCATGCTCGACGCGGGCTTCTTCAACTTCCTGATCCCGTTCGTCGACAGCGCAGACGATGCGCGCCGCGCCGTGGCCGCGACCCGCTACCCGCCGCACGGCATTCGCGGCGTGTCGGTGGGCCAGCGCGGAAATCGATATGGTGCGGTGACGGACTATCTGCAGGTGGTCAACGACAACATCTGCGTCATCGTGCAGATCGAGAGCCGCGCGGCCGTCGCTGCAATCGACGAGATTCTCGCGGTCGATGGCGTCGACGGTGTTTTCATCGGCCCTTCCGACCTCGCCGCCGCGCATGGCCAACTGGGCAACGCCGGTCACGCCGATGTTCAGCAGGCCATCGCCCATGTCTTCGACCGCGCGAAAGCCGCGGGCAAGCCGTCCGGCATCCTCGCGCACGTGCAGCAGGACGCCGAGCGCTATCTCGGCATGGGTGCCACACTGGTCTCCGTGTGCGCCGACATGGGCCTGTTGCGCAGCGGCGCGCTCAATGTCCGCCAGCACTTCATGCCGGCCTGA
- a CDS encoding 2-hydroxy-3-oxopropionate reductase encodes MQTAGFIGLGIMGKPMAANLRKNGVDLTAFTRSGVPDELTQAGVTASASPADVAAKADVIFIMVPDTPDVERVLFGENGVASKLHQGQIVVDMSSISPIATRDFAARVREKGADYLDAPVSGGEVGAKAASLTIMVGGAQATFDKVKPLFDMMGKNVSLIGEVGAGQICKVANQVIVAATIEAVGEALLLASKAGVDAEKVRKALMGGFASSRILEVHGERMTKRTFDPGFRIELHQKDLNLALSTAQALGVSLPNTATCQALFNACAAHGGKAWDHSGMVRALEYLADHEIGQQQT; translated from the coding sequence ATGCAAACAGCAGGCTTCATCGGACTCGGCATCATGGGCAAGCCCATGGCAGCTAATCTCCGCAAGAACGGCGTCGATCTCACGGCCTTCACGCGCAGCGGCGTGCCCGACGAACTGACGCAAGCGGGCGTGACGGCATCCGCTAGCCCCGCGGATGTCGCGGCGAAAGCGGACGTGATCTTCATCATGGTGCCGGACACGCCGGACGTCGAGCGCGTGCTGTTCGGCGAGAACGGCGTCGCGAGCAAGCTGCACCAGGGGCAGATCGTCGTCGACATGAGCTCGATCTCGCCCATCGCCACGCGCGACTTCGCGGCACGCGTGCGCGAGAAAGGCGCGGACTATCTCGACGCGCCCGTATCGGGCGGCGAGGTCGGCGCGAAGGCCGCTTCGCTGACCATCATGGTCGGCGGCGCGCAAGCCACGTTCGACAAGGTCAAGCCGCTGTTCGACATGATGGGCAAGAACGTGTCGCTGATCGGCGAAGTGGGCGCGGGCCAGATCTGCAAGGTGGCGAACCAGGTGATCGTCGCCGCGACGATCGAGGCCGTTGGCGAAGCGCTGCTGCTGGCATCGAAGGCCGGCGTCGACGCGGAGAAAGTGCGCAAGGCATTGATGGGCGGCTTCGCTTCGTCGCGCATTCTCGAAGTGCACGGCGAGCGCATGACCAAGCGCACGTTCGATCCAGGCTTCCGCATCGAACTGCATCAGAAAGACTTGAACCTCGCGCTATCCACGGCGCAAGCGCTCGGCGTTTCGCTGCCGAACACGGCCACCTGCCAGGCGCTGTTCAATGCCTGTGCGGCGCACGGCGGCAAGGCGTGGGACCACTCGGGCATGGTGCGCGCGCTTGAATATCTCGCCGACCACGAAATCGGGCAACAGCAGACATGA
- a CDS encoding lactonase family protein has translation MTFFAIVSNAEDGDLAVFRVDGSTGGIEPVARHPAGDTVMPLALSADGRVLHAATRGAQRSIVTYSVDPHTGGLTHLRTASIEPSLAYLSLTPSDDWLLGASYGESSVSLYPASPLDSTEIRPRQVVEGFVHAHAVIASADGRFAYATSLGSDTVFCFSIVREANDAALELVQKVPVEAGFGPRHLRLSPDEKTLYVSSEFRATVAVFSRDDETGALSARSVSPRAPSLAHLNDGCLRTAQIDAATAATLVWGADIQLTPDGRFVYVAERTSSRLIAYRATREGSLEYAGFTDTEAQPRGFRIDPSGRFLVACGERSAQVVVYAIDADSGALSAVSRCEGGRGANWVEIVMQT, from the coding sequence ATGACGTTTTTTGCAATCGTCTCGAACGCGGAGGATGGCGATCTCGCCGTATTCCGCGTCGATGGATCGACGGGCGGCATCGAACCCGTCGCGCGCCATCCGGCCGGCGACACCGTGATGCCGCTCGCTCTCTCGGCCGATGGCCGCGTGCTGCATGCCGCCACCCGCGGCGCGCAACGGAGCATCGTCACGTATTCGGTCGATCCGCACACGGGCGGTCTCACGCATCTGCGTACCGCGTCGATCGAGCCGAGTCTTGCGTATCTGTCGCTGACGCCGTCGGACGACTGGTTGCTCGGCGCGTCGTACGGCGAGTCGTCCGTGAGCCTGTATCCCGCCAGCCCATTGGACAGTACTGAAATCAGGCCGCGCCAGGTGGTCGAAGGCTTCGTGCATGCGCACGCAGTGATCGCGTCGGCGGATGGCCGCTTCGCGTATGCGACGTCGCTTGGCTCCGACACGGTGTTCTGTTTTTCGATCGTCCGCGAGGCGAACGACGCAGCGCTCGAACTCGTGCAGAAGGTGCCCGTGGAAGCAGGCTTCGGTCCGCGTCATCTGCGCTTGTCGCCGGATGAAAAAACGCTGTATGTATCGAGCGAATTTCGCGCGACCGTCGCCGTGTTTTCGCGCGATGACGAAACGGGCGCGTTGTCGGCCCGCAGCGTGTCGCCGCGCGCCCCGTCGCTCGCGCATCTGAACGACGGCTGCTTGCGCACTGCGCAAATCGACGCGGCGACAGCCGCGACGCTCGTCTGGGGCGCCGATATCCAGCTGACACCCGATGGCCGCTTCGTCTACGTCGCCGAGCGCACGTCGAGCCGTCTGATCGCCTACCGCGCGACCCGCGAAGGCTCGCTCGAATACGCCGGATTCACCGATACGGAAGCGCAACCGCGCGGCTTCAGGATCGACCCGTCGGGCCGCTTCCTCGTCGCGTGCGGCGAGAGGTCCGCGCAGGTCGTCGTGTACGCGATCGACGCCGACTCAGGTGCCCTCTCCGCCGTCTCGCGCTGCGAAGGCGGACGCGGCGCGAACTGGGTCGAGATCGTCATGCAGACGTAG
- the gudD gene encoding glucarate dehydratase: MSTITQGAPTVTELRVVPVAGRDSMLMNLSGAHGPFFTRNIVILRDSAGNTGVGEVPGGENIRKTIDDARPFVVGQSIGNLQAVLNKVRKQFADRDAGGRGLQTFDLRTTIHAVTALEAAFLDLLGQHLGVPVAALLGEGQQRDEVEMLGYLFYIGDRKKTDLPYASGAEGRDDWERLRTEEALTPETVVRLAEAAQARYGFNDFKLKGGVLAGDAEIEAVTALAERFPEARVTLDPNGAWSLAEAIRLCRDQHDVLAYAEDPCGAENGYSGREVMAEFRRATGLPTATNMIATDWRQMGHAIQLQSVDIPLADPHFWTMQGSVRVAQMCNDWGLTWGSHSNNHFDVSLAMFTHVAAAAPGKITAIDTHWIWQDGQYLTRDPLQIVGGKVKVPTRPGLGVELDMDALEKAHALYQQHGLGARDDGVAMQYLIPNWKFDNKRPCLVR; the protein is encoded by the coding sequence ATGTCTACGATTACCCAAGGCGCCCCAACCGTCACCGAATTGCGCGTCGTCCCCGTTGCCGGCCGCGACAGCATGCTGATGAACCTGAGCGGCGCGCACGGCCCGTTCTTCACGCGCAACATCGTGATTCTGCGCGACAGCGCGGGCAACACCGGCGTGGGCGAAGTGCCGGGCGGCGAGAACATCCGCAAGACGATCGACGATGCGCGTCCGTTCGTAGTCGGTCAGTCGATCGGGAATCTGCAGGCGGTGCTCAACAAGGTGCGCAAGCAGTTTGCCGATCGCGACGCGGGCGGCCGCGGCTTGCAGACCTTCGATCTGCGCACCACGATCCACGCCGTGACGGCGCTCGAAGCGGCCTTCCTCGACCTGCTCGGCCAGCACCTGGGCGTGCCTGTCGCGGCGTTGCTCGGCGAAGGCCAGCAGCGCGACGAAGTCGAAATGCTCGGCTATCTGTTCTACATCGGCGACCGAAAGAAGACGGACCTGCCGTACGCGAGCGGCGCCGAAGGACGCGACGACTGGGAGCGTCTGCGCACGGAAGAAGCGCTGACGCCGGAAACCGTCGTGCGTCTGGCCGAAGCCGCGCAGGCGCGTTACGGCTTCAACGATTTCAAGCTCAAGGGCGGCGTGCTCGCGGGCGATGCCGAAATCGAAGCGGTGACGGCACTCGCCGAACGCTTCCCTGAAGCGCGCGTGACGCTCGATCCGAACGGCGCCTGGTCGCTTGCCGAGGCGATCCGCCTGTGCCGCGACCAGCACGACGTGCTCGCATACGCGGAAGATCCGTGCGGCGCGGAAAACGGCTACTCGGGCCGCGAAGTGATGGCGGAGTTCCGCCGCGCGACGGGCCTGCCGACGGCCACCAACATGATTGCCACCGACTGGCGCCAGATGGGCCACGCCATCCAGTTGCAATCGGTCGACATTCCGCTTGCCGACCCGCACTTCTGGACGATGCAGGGCTCGGTGCGCGTCGCGCAGATGTGCAACGACTGGGGCCTCACGTGGGGCTCGCATTCGAACAATCACTTCGACGTTTCGCTCGCGATGTTCACGCATGTCGCGGCAGCGGCGCCGGGCAAGATCACCGCAATCGACACGCACTGGATCTGGCAGGACGGCCAGTATCTGACGCGCGATCCGCTGCAGATCGTCGGCGGCAAGGTGAAGGTGCCGACCAGGCCGGGCCTTGGCGTCGAACTCGACATGGACGCGCTCGAAAAGGCACACGCGCTGTATCAGCAGCACGGACTCGGCGCGCGCGACGATGGCGTCGCGATGCAGTACCTGATCCCGAACTGGAAGTTCGACAACAAGCGCCCTTGCCTCGTTCGCTGA
- the kdgD gene encoding 5-dehydro-4-deoxyglucarate dehydratase: protein MTTPQELKAIVSEGLLSFPVTDFDRNGDFRPDTYAARLEWLAPYGATALFAAGGTGEFFSLTKSEYSNVIRTATETCKGKVPILAGAGGPTRVAIEYAQEAERNGAQGVLLMPHYLTEASQEGIAAHVEQVCKAVKNMGVIVYNRANSKLGADSLERLADKCPNLIGFKDGVGDIESMVTIRRRMGDRFSYLGGLPTAEVYAAAYKALGVPVYSSAVFNFIPKTAMEFYRAIAADDHVTTGKLLDEFFLPYLAIRNRRQGYAVSIVKAGAKLVGHDAGPVRAPLIDLNEDELAQLDVLIKKLGAQ, encoded by the coding sequence ATGACCACGCCACAAGAACTCAAAGCGATCGTATCCGAAGGCCTTCTGTCGTTCCCCGTCACCGATTTCGACCGCAACGGCGACTTTCGTCCCGACACGTATGCCGCGCGCCTGGAGTGGCTTGCACCGTATGGCGCGACTGCGCTCTTCGCTGCGGGCGGCACGGGCGAGTTCTTCTCGCTGACGAAGTCGGAGTATTCGAATGTGATACGCACTGCGACGGAGACCTGCAAGGGCAAGGTACCGATTCTGGCGGGCGCGGGCGGCCCGACGCGTGTCGCGATCGAATATGCGCAGGAAGCGGAGCGCAATGGCGCGCAAGGTGTGCTGCTGATGCCGCACTATCTGACAGAGGCGTCGCAGGAAGGGATCGCCGCGCACGTCGAGCAGGTGTGCAAGGCGGTGAAGAACATGGGCGTGATCGTGTATAACCGTGCCAATTCGAAGCTCGGTGCTGATTCGCTGGAGCGGCTCGCGGACAAGTGTCCGAACCTGATCGGGTTCAAGGATGGCGTGGGCGATATCGAGAGCATGGTGACCATTCGGCGTCGCATGGGCGATCGGTTCTCTTATCTTGGTGGTCTGCCGACGGCTGAAGTTTATGCCGCTGCTTATAAGGCACTGGGCGTGCCCGTTTATTCTTCTGCTGTGTTTAATTTCATTCCTAAGACGGCGATGGAGTTTTATCGCGCGATTGCTGCGGATGATCATGTCACTACGGGCAAGTTGCTGGATGAGTTCTTTTTGCCTTATCTGGCGATTCGGAATCGGCGGCAAGGTTATGCGGTGAGTATCGTTAAGGCTGGGGCCAAGCTCGTTGGTCATGATGCTGGGCCGGTGCGGGCGCCTCTCATCGATCTGAATGAAGACGAGCTCGCGCAGCTCGATGTGCTTATCAAGAAGCTTGGAGCGCAGTAG
- a CDS encoding D-2-hydroxyacid dehydrogenase, whose product MQKIVFLDRATLAPQIRLTRPSFEHEFIEYDHTQADQVASRLEGATIAITNKVPLTADTLARLPSLKLVAVAATGTDCVDKDACEKHGIHVSNIRGYAVNTVPEHTFALMLALRRNLIAYRDDVLNGEWQKSGQFCFFNHAIHDLGGMTLGIIGEGVLGQRVAEIGKAFGMRALFAAHKGREGLGPLYTPWDEVLATSDIITIHSPLTPQTRGMLSMAEFRAMRRKPLIINTARGVLVDEDALVRALDEGLISGIGFDVLSGEPPADDNPLMHIAKRPNVIVTPHVAWASDEAQQALADQLMDNIARFVAGAPVNVVV is encoded by the coding sequence ATGCAGAAGATCGTCTTTCTCGACCGCGCGACACTCGCGCCACAAATCCGGCTCACGCGGCCGTCATTCGAACACGAGTTCATCGAGTACGACCATACCCAGGCGGACCAGGTCGCCTCGCGTCTGGAAGGCGCGACCATCGCCATCACGAACAAGGTGCCGCTCACGGCCGATACGCTCGCCCGCTTGCCGTCGCTGAAACTCGTGGCCGTCGCCGCGACAGGGACCGACTGCGTCGACAAGGATGCGTGCGAGAAGCACGGCATCCACGTGTCGAACATTCGCGGCTACGCGGTGAACACCGTGCCGGAGCATACTTTCGCATTGATGCTCGCGTTGCGGCGCAATCTGATCGCGTATCGCGACGACGTGTTGAATGGCGAATGGCAGAAGTCCGGGCAGTTCTGTTTCTTCAATCATGCGATACATGATCTCGGCGGCATGACGCTCGGGATCATTGGCGAAGGCGTGCTTGGGCAGCGGGTTGCCGAGATCGGCAAGGCGTTTGGGATGCGGGCGCTGTTTGCGGCGCATAAGGGCCGCGAGGGGCTGGGTCCGCTTTATACGCCGTGGGATGAAGTGCTTGCGACGAGTGACATCATCACGATTCATAGTCCGTTGACGCCGCAGACGCGGGGCATGCTCTCGATGGCGGAGTTTCGCGCTATGCGGCGCAAGCCGCTCATTATTAATACCGCCCGCGGTGTGCTGGTCGATGAGGATGCGCTGGTGCGCGCGCTCGATGAAGGGTTGATCAGCGGGATTGGGTTCGATGTGCTGTCTGGCGAGCCGCCTGCCGATGATAATCCGCTGATGCATATCGCGAAGCGGCCCAACGTCATTGTCACGCCGCATGTGGCGTGGGCATCGGATGAGGCGCAGCAGGCGCTGGCGGATCAGTTGATGGATAACATCGCGAGGTTTGTTGCTGGCGCGCCGGTGAATGTTGTGGTGTAG